In Rhodamnia argentea isolate NSW1041297 chromosome 11, ASM2092103v1, whole genome shotgun sequence, one genomic interval encodes:
- the LOC115736491 gene encoding bZIP transcription factor 44-like → MASSSTGASSGSSSFALQNSGSSEGCPQEQNQVMDQRKRKRMISNRESARRSRMRKQKHLGDLMAQVGQLRGENAQILQSTDVTTQHYLSIEAENSILRAQVAELSHRLQSLNEIIGYVSSTSLLFESDDQAGLLGGDDGFMNPWNVVSAWMNPPAMASADIVMY, encoded by the coding sequence ATGGCTTCTTCTAGTACGGGAGCATCTTCGGGGTCATCCTCCTTCGCACTCCAGAACTCGGGCTCCTCCGAAGGTTGTCCGCAGGAGCAGAACCAGGTCATGGACCAGCGGAAGCGGAAGCGGATGATCTCGAACCGCGAGTCCGCCCGCCGCTCGCGGATGCGGAAGCAGAAGCACCTGGGCGACCTGATGGCCCAGGTGGGCCAGCTCAGGGGCGAGAACGCCCAGATCCTGCAGAGCACGGACGTGACGACCCAGCACTACCTGAGCATCGAGGCCGAGAACTCCATCCTCAGAGCCCAGGTGGCCGAGCTGAGCCACAGACTGCAGTCGCTCAACGAGATCATCGGTTACGTCAGCTCCACGAGCTTGCTCTTCGAGAGCGACGACCAGGCGGGGTTGCTTGGTGGGGATGACGGATTCATGAATCCGTGGAACGTCGTCTCGGCGTGGATGAATCCGCCCGCCATGGCTTCGGCCGATATTGTCATGTACTGA